The following coding sequences lie in one Trichoderma breve strain T069 chromosome 1, whole genome shotgun sequence genomic window:
- a CDS encoding FAD binding domain-containing protein produces the protein MAELDTLDILVLGVILLGTFAYLTKGTLWAKQKDPYANAAYLNGNAAKAGKTRNFVEKMEESGKNCIIFYGSQTGTAEDYASRLAKEGKSRFGLETMVADLEEYDFDAMDTLPSDKIAFFVMATYGEGEPTDNAVEFYEFINGDDVAFSQGGEDAPLDNFHYVAFGLGNNTYEHYNSMVRDVDRLLTKYGAHRIGNAGEGDDGAGTMEEDFLAWKEPMWAALAAHMGLEEREAVYEPVFGITVREGLTPQSPEVYLGEPNKMHLEGAQKGPFNAHNPYIAPIAESYELFKVKDRNCIHLEIDISGSTLSYTTGDHIAIWPTNAGDEVDRFLRVTGLTDKREQVISVKALEPTAKVPFPTPTTYDAIVRYHLEIGAPVSRQFVSTLAAFAPTEEIKTEMTKLGSDKDYFHEKTGSQLFNIARLLEHVGNGETWDKIPFSAFIEGLTKLQPRYYSISSSSHVQPKKISVTAVVESSMVVGRQDPFRGVATNYLLALKQKQNGDPEPSPFGLTYELHGPRNKYDGIHVPVHVRHSNFKLPSDPAKPIIMIGPGTGVAPFRGFIQERAQQAREGINVGRTILFFGCRKSTEDFMYESEFEEYKKALGDKFELVTAFSRESSKKAFFYVCGDAANMAREVNTVLAQIIAEGRGVSESKAEEIVKNMRAANQYQEDVWS, from the exons CCTACCTGACAAAGGGCACGCTCTGGGCCAAGCAGAAGGATCCCTATGCCAACGCCGCCTACCTCAACGGCAATGCCGCCAAGGCGGGCAAGACGCGCAACTTtgtcgagaagatggaggagtcCGGCAAAAACTGCATCATCTTCTATGGCTCGCAGACCGGCACCGCTGAGGACTACGCCTCTCGCCTTGCAAAGGAGGGCAAGAGCCGCTTCGGCCTCGAGACCATGGTCGCTGACTTAGAAGAGTACGACTTCGACGCTATGGATACACTGCCCTCGGATAAGATCGCCTTCTTCGTCATGGCCACCTACGGCGAGGGCGAGCCTACTGATAACGCTGTCGAGTTCTACGAGTTCATCAACGGAGACGACGTCGCCTTCTCCCAGGGCGGCGAGGACGCTCCTCTCGACAACTTCCACTACGTCGCTTTCGGTCTCGGTAACAACACCTACGAACACTACAACTCCATGGTGAGGGATGTCGACAGGCTCCTGACCAAGTATGGCGCTCACCGCATTGGCAACGCCGGCGAGGGTGACGATGGCGCTGGAACCATGGAAGAGGACTTTTTGGCTTGGAAGGAACCCATGTGGGCCGCTTTGGCTGCTCACATGGGCCTGGAAGAGCGCGAGGCCGTCTACGAACCCGTCTTTGGCATTACTGTCCGTGAGGGCCTGACTCCTCAGTCCCCCGAAGTCTATCTCGGCGAGCCCAACAAGATGCACCTTGAAGGCGCCCAAAAGGGTCCCTTCAACGCTCACAACCCTTACATTGCCCCCATTGCCGAATCCTACGAACTcttcaaggtcaaggacagGAACTGCATCCATCTTGAGATTGACATCAGCGGCTCCACCCTCTCGTACACTACTGGTGACCACATTGCCATCTGGCCTACCAACGCTGGTGACGAGGTTGACCGATTCCTGCGCGTTACTGGACTTACCGACAAGCGTGAGCAAGTCATCTCTGTCAAGGCTCTCGAGCCCACTGCCAAGGTTCCCTTCCCGACCCCGACCACTTACGATGCCATTGTCCGCTACCATTTGGAAATTGGTGCTCCCGTCTCCCGTCAATTCGTCTCCACTctggctgcttttgctcccACTGAGGAGATCAAGACCGAGATGACCAAGCTTGGTAGCGACAAGGACTACTTCCATGAGAAGACTGGTtctcagctcttcaacaTTGCTCGCTTATTGGAACACGTCGGCAACGGAGAGACTTGGGACAAGATCCCCTTCTCTGCTTTCATTGAAGGCTTGACCAAGCTGCAGCCCCGCTACTACTccatctcgtcgtcttcccACGTTCAGCCTAAGAAGATTTCCGTTACCGCCGTCGTCGAGTCGTCCATGGTTGTCGGCCGACAGGACCCGTTCCGCGGTGTCGCCACCAACTACCTGCTGGCtttgaagcagaagcagaatggAGACCCCGAACCTTCGCCTTTCGGTTTGACCTACGAGCTCCACGGTCCCCGTAACAAGTACGATGGTATTCACGTCCCGGTTCACGTCCGCCACTCCAACTTCAAGCTGCCGTCCGACCCTGCCAAGCCTATTATCATGATTGGCCCTGGAACTGGTGTTGCTCCTTTCCGAGGTTTCATCCAGGAGCGAGCTCAGCAGGCACGTGAAGGTATCAATGTCGGTCGCACCATTCTGTTTTTCGGCTGCCGTAAGAGCACTGAGGATTTCATGTATGAATCTGAATTCGAG GAATACAAGAAAGCTCTTGGCGACAAGTTCGAATTGGTCACTGCCTTCTCCCGAGAATCTTCCAAAAAG GCCTTCTTCTACGTCTGCGGTGACGCTGCCAACATGGCCCGTGAAGTCAACACTGTCCTGGCTCAAATCATTGCTGAGGGCCGCGGTGTCTCAGAGTCCAAGGCAGAGGAGATTGTCAAGAACATGAGAGCAGCAAACCAGTACCAG GAGGATGTCTGGTCATAA
- a CDS encoding RNA recognition motif domain-containing protein, producing MEANGGVANPYYTGRAAHAAADPGSLINHFNGLTLGSLSMPSNAAPVPMGPGHAFMVNSDSQFVLTPVPTAQPMGLGHSNENPYLNYPGAAGGYGASYVGLSMPLMPFTPGRPGTAQPRADRGHSDVPGLENRRGSYSTTESAPATPYYGGAFSIVRDYPPRVASLDRSSYTTPSPNATGLAPIETTKPIPMVISDRTIDELLKKDPAIPKAVPAVFTPPGQMKTLEQSLENRIPGNRNVYIRGLHPTTDDELLYHFTSRFGAVETSKAIIDTNTGACKGFGFAKFYDVRDSELCIRAFHRLGYEIGFARESFNSRLKAEGDEGSTNLYISNLPKSLNEMELATIFLGYHIQSSKILRDSMGNSRGVGFARFDSRDICDEIVRKFNGIGIGEEGLPMNIRYADTPAQKELKRVTAERRQFRTNEYNIGAYGTPLVGLNPALYNQQAHWRRNLPQSRSGLSSSSLDDTRSSLPRAQSAATTSADATISTPTTSECDESVTIRADPAVVAAAGKENIQLSPSVKKEASKKDSQ from the exons ATGGAAGCCAACGGTGGCGTTGCTAATCCTTATTACACCGGTCGAGCCGCtcatgcagctgctgatcCCGGCAGCCTTATTAATCACTTCAATGGATTGACTCTCGGCAGCTTGAGCATGCCCAGCAATGCCGCTCCCGTCCCAATGGGACCAGGTCATGCGTTCATGGTCAACTCGGACAGCCAGTTCGTCCTCACGCCTGTGCCAACTGCGCAACCCATGGGCCTTGGCCATTCTAATGAGAACCCTTATCTCAATTATCCGGGTGCCGCGGGCGGCTATGGTGCCTCCTATGTTGGCCTTTCGATGCCTCTTATGCCCTTTACCCCTGGCCGCCCAGGCACGGCCCAGCCTCGTGCTGATCGTGGGCATTCAGATGTCCCAGGGCTTGAGAATCGTCGCGGTTCTTACTCTACGACGGAGTCTGCTCCTGCCACCCCCTACTACGGCGGCGCCTTCTCCATTGTCCGCGATTATCCCCCTCGTGTTGCTAGCCTTGATCGGTCTTCATACACGACCCCGTCTCCTAATGCCACGGGTCTTGCGCCCATTGAGACCACGAAGCCGATTCCCATGGTCATTTCGGATCGCACcattgatgagcttctcaagaaggATCCGGCCATTCCCAAGGCGGTTCCAGCTGTCTTCACTCCTCCGGGCCAGATGAAGACTCTTGAACAAAGTTTGGAGAATCGCATTCCCGGCAACCGCAATGTGTACATTCGTGGTCTTCATCCCACTACGGATGACGAGCTGCTGTACCATTTCACTTCTCGCTTTGGTGCTGTTGAGACgtccaaggccatcatcgaCACTAACACTGGAGCTTGTAAGGG ATTTGGTTTCGCCAAGTTCTACGATGTTCGTGACTCTGAACTGTGCATTCGGGCCTTCCACCGCCTCGGCTACGAGATCGGCTTTGCCCGG GAGTCGTTCAATTCTCGGCTCAAAGCTGAGGGTGATGAGGGTTCAACCAACCTTTACATCTCCAACCTGCCCAAGAGCTTGAACGAGATG GAACtcgccaccatcttcctTGGATACCACATTCAGTCCAGCAAGATCCTTCGCGATAGCATGGGAAACAGCCGTGGCGTCGGCTTTGCTCG ATTTGACTCTCGAGACATCTGCGATGAGATCGTTCGCAAGTTCAACGGCATCGGCATTGGTGAAGAGGGTCTTCCAATGAACATTCGCTATGCCGATACTCCAGCTCAAAAAGAGCTCAAACGAGTTACAGCTGAACGTCGTCAGTTCCGCACTAATGAGTACAATATTGGCGCCTACGGCACTCCGCTTGTTGGCCTGAACCCTGCTCTGTACAACCAGCAAGCCCACTGGCGACGCAATCTACCTCAGTCCCGAAG CGGCCTATCGTCCTCGTCGCTTGACGACACGCGAAGCTCATTGCCCCGTGCACAGTCTGC GGCGACCACGAGCGCGGACGCTACGATTTCGACTCCCACCACGTCTGAGTGCGATGAGAGTGTCACGATTCGAGCGGACCCAGCcgttgtcgccgccgccggcaaGGAGAACATCCAGCTGTCTCCCTCGGTCAAGAAAGAGGCCTCGAAGAAGGACTCGCAGTGA